The Coffea arabica cultivar ET-39 chromosome 8e, Coffea Arabica ET-39 HiFi, whole genome shotgun sequence genome window below encodes:
- the LOC113704904 gene encoding putative UPF0481 protein At3g02645 gives MLFQLCEAQSPVKFSIDKTNKCRYRRPLHLLDMMYHMIVNVPGPAVSGCLVNGPIQLVPTYTEFRNSSTSSSSSFSTDNEDPEVAHNNLETLLDLVETIGPKHTQRFLSPVKFVSSIPWSTISGLYRKGNLGTGEQNSEHDEIEIPSVSHLWRYAKVQCKPFIGSIQEIKFVEEEAALYLPVMNLNASSEVIMRNLVAYEAAMCKSTLKFARYVNLMNGIIDTAEDVKLLKQNGVIKGVLTDGEIADQFNGMQRCYAGSDHKSNIEVAVEKVNKFYGKKLLIRTVRGLKKNLYASWKCLALVSTVVLLVVLSLQTFCEFYQCSKIWNFHQEPS, from the coding sequence ATGTTATTTCAATTGTGTGAAGCACAATCTCCTGTTAAGTTCTCTATTGATAAGACCAACAAATGCCGTTACCGTAGACCTCTGCATTTGTTAGATATGATGTATCATATGATTGTTAATGTCCCAGGTCCTGCCGTGTCCGGATGCTTAGTAAATGGTCCCATTCAACTCGTGCCAACTTATACAGAATTCAGGAACTCATCGACCTCTTCATCCTCGTCCTTCTCGACTGATAATGAAGATCCAGAAGTGGCTCACAATAATTTGGAAACACTCTTGGACTTGGTGGAGACCATTGGTCCTAAGCATACCCAGCGATTTCTTAGCCCTGTTAAGTTTGTATCGAGTATTCCATGGTCAACTATTTCTGGGCTGTACAGAAAAGGCAACCTGGGTACTGGAGAGCAAAATTCAgaacatgatgaaatagaaaTTCCGTCGGTATCTCATCTCTGGCGCTATGCTAAAGTGCAATGCAAACCCTTCATTGGGAGCATTCAAGAGATCAAGTTCGTGGAAGAGGAAGCCGCTTTGTACCTTCCTGTAATGAATTTGAACGCGAGCTCAGAAGTGATAATGAGGAATCTGGTGGCCTACGAGGCTGCTATGTGTAAGTCAACCCTTAAATTTGCTCGATACGTCAACCTCATGAATGGGATTATAGACACCGCAGAAGACGTGAAGCTGCTGAAGCAAAATGGGGTGATCAAGGGGGTTCTCACGGATGGGGAAATTGCTGATCAATTCAACGGTATGCAGAGATGTTATGCCGGCTCAGATCACAAGTCTAACATCGAGGTTGCCGTTGAGAAAGTTAACAAATTCTACGGCAAGAAGCTTTTGATCAGGACGGTTAGAGGGTTGAAGAAGAATTTGTATGCTTCATGGAAATGTCTGGCCCTGGTTTCCACTGTGGTGCTGCTTGTCGTGCTTAGCTTGCAGACCTTTTGCGAATTCTATCAGTGCAGCAAAATCTGGAACTTCCACCAGGAACCATCATGA